Proteins encoded by one window of Vigna radiata var. radiata cultivar VC1973A chromosome 5, Vradiata_ver6, whole genome shotgun sequence:
- the LOC111241605 gene encoding uncharacterized protein LOC111241605, whose amino-acid sequence MEASSLFAGSSFNQPSLNLERILDEYIFLKRKNLILNQERVAVMQEKYRVEKLVQEVQNVVDAYRSFQRLIPINIPVTNKTPSGVCSCSTSSVQNTNTYNKIHMQQSNKRKNSEAIDAPTIARKPRGRPPGKKNQVKGLNVLPPLGTQSLIVNSTATGSQVPTTSSIIEGAFTVGSITH is encoded by the exons ATGGAAGCATCCTCCCTCTTCGCCGGTTCCTCATTCAAtcag CCTTCATTAAATTTAGAGCGTATACTcgatgaatatatatttttgaagagaaaaaaccTAATCTTGAATCAAGAAAGGGTTGCAGTCATGCAAGAAAAGTACAGAGTTGAGAAATTGGTGCAGGAAGTGCAAAATGTCGTCGATGCTTATCGTTCCTTTCAGAGGCTAATCCCCATAAATATTCCTGTTACGAATAAAACCCCTTCAG gcGTGTGTAGTTGTAGCACCTCCTCTGTTCagaacacaaacacatacaacaaaATACACATGCAGCAGTCTAACAAGAGAAAAAATAGTGAAGCAATAGATGCGCCCACAATTGCAAGAAAACCTCGTGGTAGACCACCTGGGAAGAAAAATCAAGTTAAAG GTCTAAACGTGCTCCCACCATTAGGAACTCAATCTTTAATTGTGAATTCCACAGCTACAGGATCACAAGTTCCCACCACCTCATCAATTATAGAAGGAGCATTCACAGTTGGATCTATCACACATTAA